The genomic DNA ACGCGCGCGCGCAGGTCCTCGATGCGCGTGCCGGGCCGCCGCGACGCGATCCACTCGAGCATGACGTCGTCGCACTCCATGATCGCGCCGCGCGCGGCGCACTCGGTCGCCATGTTGGCCATCGTTGCGCGTTCGTCCGGCGACAGGGTCCACAGGCCGGGCCCGCCGAACTCCATCACCCGGTTGAGCGTCTGCTCTCGCACGGCGAACGTGCTGAGGATGTAGAGCATGACGTCCTTGGCCGTGACGCCCGGGCGCAGCGATCCGACCAGCTCGAACCGGATCGACTCGGGCACCTGCAGGACCGTCCATCCGGAGTACGCGAGCGCCGCGTACTCGGTCGCGCCGACCCCCCACGCCAACGCGTTGGACGCGCCGCCCATGCACGTGTGCGAATCGGTCGCCTGGATGAAGTCGCCCGGCTCGATGATCTGCTCGCGCGCGATCTGGTGGCAGATGCCGGGCGACACCTTGTCGACGGCGGAGAAGTCGCGGACGCCGGTATGGCGCTGGAACTCGCGCTGCATCTGGCGCAGCGTCTCGATCTTGTCGGCGAACGGCGCCATCTTGGCGACGCCGTCGGCGTAGATCAGGTGGTCTTCGAACACCGCGAACTTCGACGGGTTCGCGAGCCGGTAGTCGGGGCCGAAGTGCATGCGCAGGAAGTGGTGGACTTGCGCCGTCGTGAACTCGTGCGAGTAGCCTCCGTCGACGGTGACGACCACGGCGTCGCCGGGCGCGACGTAGTCGCCGCCGCCGACCAGATGGCGCGCCAGCACTTTCTCGGCCATCGTCATCGGCCGCGGGCCGGTGGTCGATCGAGGCAACTCGATCTCGCCTGCGTCGACGGCCGCGATGAAGGGAAACAGGCCGCCCGATTTGACGATCAGGCGCGTGATCGGGTCGTAGCCGGCCGTGAGTTCGTCGATCGAGATTTCTTCGCCGGCCTGCAGGCGGCGAAGCACGCTGTGGTCGGCCATGAGCTGGCCGATGTTGATGTTGTTGCGCGCGTGGATCGGCGCAAACGATGCGGCGACCGCCATCCGGCTGCCGGCGAAGACCTCGCACTGAGCGGCCGTCTCGCGCGAGGAGCCGACCCCCTTGCGGTGGCCCGATACGATCGCCTCGAAGTTGCCGTCCATCAGCGCGCGCGGCGGAAACAGTCGTTCGCCATCGACGATCAGCCCCGCGTAGGCGTTCTCGGCGATCTTGTGCGGGTCGTAGTCGAAGCACACCCACGCCGGCGTCATCGCGTCCGTGTTGATGTCGTCGAGCAGGTCGTCGACCGACACGTCGTCCATCGT from Deltaproteobacteria bacterium includes the following:
- a CDS encoding aconitate hydratase, producing the protein MPPIDTFRLTPGKRVLFLTKDPDLIKRQLAGELDLTMDDVSVDDLLDDINTDAMTPAWVCFDYDPHKIAENAYAGLIVDGERLFPPRALMDGNFEAIVSGHRKGVGSSRETAAQCEVFAGSRMAVAASFAPIHARNNINIGQLMADHSVLRRLQAGEEISIDELTAGYDPITRLIVKSGGLFPFIAAVDAGEIELPRSTTGPRPMTMAEKVLARHLVGGGDYVAPGDAVVVTVDGGYSHEFTTAQVHHFLRMHFGPDYRLANPSKFAVFEDHLIYADGVAKMAPFADKIETLRQMQREFQRHTGVRDFSAVDKVSPGICHQIAREQIIEPGDFIQATDSHTCMGGASNALAWGVGATEYAALAYSGWTVLQVPESIRFELVGSLRPGVTAKDVMLYILSTFAVREQTLNRVMEFGGPGLWTLSPDERATMANMATECAARGAIMECDDVMLEWIASRRPGTRIEDLRARV